AAGGAGCTCGTCCAGATCCCCTGGGCCCCGCGGGTCAACGTGTCGGCGCAGACGGGCCGGCACATGGACAAGCTCGTCCCGGCGATCGACACGGCGCTGGAGTCCTGGGAGACGCGCATCCCCACCGGCCGCCTCAACGCGTTCCTCGGCTCGATCGTCGCCGCGCACCCGCACCCGGTGCGCGGGGGCAAGCAGCCGCGCATCCTCTTCGGCACCCAGGCCTCCACCCGGCCGCCGCGCTTCGTCGTCTTCGCCAGCGGGTTCCTCGAGGCCGGGTACCGCCGGTTCATCGAGCGCCGACTGCGCGAGGAGTTCGGCTTCGTGGGCTCGCCGATCGAGCTGAGCGTGCGGGTGCGGGAGAAGCGCAAGCGATGAGGTAGGGTTCTACCCGGCTCGCTCGTTGAGGGCGGGTCGATTCGGGCTGTGGCGCAGCTTGGTAGCGCACTTGACTGGGGGTCAAGGGGTCGCAGGTTCAAATCCTGTCAGCCCGACCGGATCGCAGAGCGGGTGTCCACCGACAGGTGGGCACCCGCTCCGTCGTTCCCACGGGCCCCGCGTCCGCGGGCCGGGACCTAGGGCCCTGTCCCGGGGGCGCCGACCGGGTCAACCTCGGGGCATGCACTGCTCGAGCGCGCTGCCGCCGCGGGACTGCCGCCGGCTGCTGGGGTCGTCCGGGAACGGCAGAGCCGTCTTCACGGAGGCCGCGCTGCCCGCCGTCCTGCCCACGGAGTACGTCGTCTGGGGCGACAGGGTCTGGTTCCCCGTGCCGGTGGGCAGCTCGCTGCGCCACCACGTCGACGGCGCGGTCCTGGCGTACCACGTCGACCACGTCGAGCCGTCGGAACGGTCCGGGTGGAGCGTCACCGTGGTGGGCCCCTGCCGCACCGTGCCCCGGCCGCACAGCCCCACCGCGGCGTGCCGGCTGGTGGAGGGGACCGACCACCGGTTGCTGGCGCTGGACATGGCGCACTTCACGGGCCGGGAGCTGGGACGGGCGGAGCTGCCCGGCCCCGCCCGCGCCCCCGGGGACCCCCTGGACGCGCTGCGGCCCGCCTGAGGGCGGACGCACCCGACGACCCCACGACCCCACGACCCCACGACCCCACGACCCCACGACCCCACGACCCCACGACCCCACGACCCGACGACCCGACGACCCACGCAGGAGGAGCACGTGCAGGAGGACCGGTTCGGGCGAGGGGCGCTCCGCGCGCAGGTGCGGGGGCTGGCACCGTGGTGGGCCGGTCCTGGCCCGGCCCACCGGGCACCGGCCGCGTCGTGGTGGGGGTGAGCGCGGTGCCGGTGCCGCCGGACCCGCAGCGGCTCGACGCCGGCCGGTGCCGGCACCTGCTCGGCCCCGGCGGTGTGGGGCGCGTGGTCTTCACCGCCGGCTCCCTGCCGGCCGTGGCGACCACGAACTACGCCGTCCACGGCGGCCGCCTGTGGTTCCGCACGGCGGCGGGCACCGCGCTGGCGCGGTCGGTGACGAACGCGGTCGTCGCCGTCAACGTCGACGCGTCGGGTCCCGCGTCGGGGGAGGCGGGCGCGCTCGCGGACGGCGGGGGGTGGACGGTCACGGTCACGGGCCGGTGCCGGGCGCTGGACGACCCGCCGGAGGCGGTCCGCGGCGCGCTCGACGCCTGGGCGCCCGGGGTCCGGGAGCAGTTCTTCTGCGTCGACCTCGCCCTGCTGAGCGGGCAGCGCACGCCCGCGCGAGCGCCTGCGCCGCCCTTCTGAGGCCCCTGCGGCCGGCCGGCCGCCGCCGCGTCCGCCCCGGGCCTAGGCTGCCGGGGGCACCGATCGGAGGGACCCACCGCCATGACCACCGTCAGGGTGTTCCTGCTCGACGACCACGCCGTGGTCCGGGCGGGGTTGCGCGCCGTCCTGGAGGCCGACCCCGGGCTGGAGGTCGTGGGGGAGGCGGGGACCGTGGCCGCGGCGGTGGAGGGGATCACCCGGACGCGACCCGACGTCGCGGTCCTGGACGGCCGGTTGCCGGACGGTTCCGGCATCGACGTCTGCCGCCGGGTCCACCTGCTCTCCCCGGGGACGCGCACGCTCGTCCTGACCTCCTACGACGACGACGAGGCCCTGCTGGCGGCCGCCCTCGCCGGAGCGTCGGGGTACCTGCTCAAGGAGATCGGGACGACCGACCTGGTGGGCTCGGTGCGCGCCGTGCACGCCGGTGCCAGCCTGCTCGACCCGGCGGTCGTGGAAGCGGTCCGACGGCGGGTGGAGGACCCGTTGGCGGCCGACCCGCGGCTGGCCGGTCTCACCCCGCAGGAGCGGCGGGTGCTGAAGCTGCTGAGCGAGGGGTGGACCAACCGCCGGATCGGGGCGGAACTGCACCTGGCCGAGAAGACCGTCAAGAACTACGTGTCCAACGTCCTGGCGAAGCTGCAGCTCAGCAGCCGGACGCAGGCCGCGCTGTTCACCACCGCCCACGGACGGGGTTGACGTGCCGGCCGCCGCCCGTCCGGGCCGGCCGGCCGGGACGTTGGACCCTGGTGCGCGCGGGCTCCCCCCGGCAGGTTGACGCGGGTGAGACCGCCGCAACCCGGGGACCTCCCCGTCAGCACCACGTCGACCGCCTCCACCTCCCGGGCCACCCCCTGGCCCGACCCCGGGGACGTCCACCCCCCGACCACCGACGACGCCCTGGCACCGGGGGGTCTGCCCGAGGACGAGCTGGCGGCGCTGGACGCCTGGTGGCGCGCCGCGAACTACCTGACGATCGGCCAGATCTACCTGCAGGACAACCCCTTGCTGCGCCGGCCGTTGCGGGCCGAGGACGTCAAGCCCCGGCTGCTGGGTCACTGGGGGACGAGCACCGGCCTGTCCTTCGTCTACGCCCACCTGTCCCGGCTGGTCCGGCGGACGGGGCAGCAGGCGGTGTACCTGGCCGGCCCGGGCCACGGGGGTCCCGCGCTGGTGGCGGCGAGCTGGCTGGAGGGCACGTACGACCGGTTCTTCCCCGCCGTCACCCAGGACGCCGAGGGGATGCGGCGGTTGTTCCGGCAGTTCTCCTCCCCGGGCGGCATCCCCTCCCACGCCTCGGTCACGACCCCGGGGTCGCTGCACGAGGGCGGGGAACTGGGGTACGTCCTCGTCCACGCCTTCGGCGCGGTCATGGACAACCCCGACCTGCTGGCCCTGGCCGTCGTGGGCGACGGCGAGGCCGAGACCGCCCCGCTGGAGGGGGCGTGGAAGGGGATCTCCTTCCTCAACCCCGCGCGCGACGGGGCGGTCCTGCCCGTGCTGGACCTCAACGGCTGGAAGATCTCCGGGCCCACGGTCCTGGCCCGCAAGGACCCCGCGCTCGTGCGCTCGCTGCTGCAGGGGCACGGCTACCACGTCCTGGAGGTCACCGGTGAGGACCTGCCCGGGATGCACCACCGGTTCGCCGGTGCCCTCGCCGAGGCCCACCACCGGATCCGCGCCATCCAGCACGCCGCCCGCACGGGGCAGGCCCCCGACGGCGTGCCCGCCTGGCCGGTCGTCGTGCTGCGGTCGCCGAAGGGCTGGACGGGACCGCGCACGGTCGACGGGGTCCAGGTCGAAGGGACCTGGCGGGCCCACCAGGTCCCGTTGTCCGGGGTGAAGGAGAACCCCGCGCACCTGCGGCTGCTGGAGGAGTGGATGCGGTCCTACCGCCCGGAGGAGCTCTTCGACGCCGACGGCCGGCCCACGGCGCTCGTGCGGGCCAACGACCCGCAGGAGGCGCTGCGGGTGTCGGCGAGCCCGCACGCCAACGGTGGGCTCCTCGCCCGTGACCTCGTGCTGCCGCCGACGGGGGACTACGCCGTGGAGGTCCCGCGGCCGGGCGCCGTCCGCGCCGAGTCCACCCGGCGGCTGGGGGAGTACCTGCGCGACGTCTACCGCGCCAACCCGACGACCTTCCGCCTGTTCTGCCCCGACGAGACGGGCAGCAACCGCCTCGGTGCGGTGTTCGAGGCGAGCGACCGCACCTGGATGGAGCAGACCGTCCCCGGCGACGTCGCGCTGTCGCCGTCGGGGCGGGTGGTGGAGGTCCTGTCCGAGCACAACTGCCACGGTTGGCTGGAGGGGTACACCCTGACCGGCCGGCACGGGGTGTTCGCCACCTACGAGGCGTTCGCCATGGTCAGCGCCTCCCAGACCGTCCAGCACGGCAAGTGGCTGGAGGAGGCCGAGAAGCTGCCGTGGCGGGCGCCGGTCCCGAGCCTGAACGTCCTGCTCACGTCCACGGCCTGGCGCAACGACCACAACGGCTTCAGCCACCAGGGACCGGGTCTCATCCAGACGGCCCTCACGCAGCGCGCCGGGGTCTCCCGCGTCTACCTGCCACCGGACGCGAACTGCCTGCTCGAGGTCGCCGACCACTGCCTGCGCACCCGGTCGCGGATCAACCTCGTCGTCATCGACAAGCAGCCCCAGCTGCAGTACCTCTCGGCGTCCGAGGCAGCCGAGCACGTCTCCCGTGGAGCCGGTGCCTGGGACTGGGCCGGGACCGACGACGGGTCGGCCGACCCCGACGTGGTGCTGGCGTGCGCCGGGGACGTGGTGACGATGGAGACCGTCGCCGCTGCGCAGATCCTCGCCGAGCGGTTGCCCCGGCTGCGGGTGCGGGTCGTGAACGTGGTCGACCTCATGCGGCTGCACCGCCCCGTCGACCACCCGCACGGGATGGACGAGTTCACCTTCCGGGAACTCTTCACCGACCACGTCGACGTGGTGTTCGCGTTCCACGGTTTTCCCGGGGCGATCCACCAGATCGTGCACGGTCGTCCCGCGGCCGGGCGGTTCCACGTCCGGGGTTTCGTGGAGGAGGGCACGACCACCACGCCCTTCGACATGGTCGTCCTCAACCGTGCATCCCGTTACCACCTCGTCCTGGACGCGTTGAACAACGCGTCCAGGGCGCCTGCGGGCGCCGACGACCTGCGTCGCTGGTGCCTGGCCCAGCTCGAACGGCACGAGACCCACGTCGTGGAGCACCTCGAGGACCTCCCCGAGGTGCGGGACTGGACGGTGCCGCTGCGCGGCAACGCCTCCTGAGAACCCGGGGACCTTGGTCCCTGGGCTCGCCGGCTGCGGTCGGGCAGGGTCGAGGACGTGGACGCCCTCACCTTCGCCCGGCTGCAGTTCGGGACCCTCACCCTGTACCACTTCTTCTTCGTCCCGCTGACGATGGGGCTGGTGCCGCTCGTGGCGGGTTTCCAGAGCGCCTGGCACCGCAGCGGCGACGAGAAGTGGCTGCGGTTGACCAAGCACTTCGGCAAGCTCTTCCTCATCACCTTCACGGTCGGCCTGGTGACCGGCATCGTGCAGGAGTTCCAGTTCGGCATGAACTGGAGCGAGTACTCCCGGTTCGTCGGTGACGTCTTCGGCGCACCCCTGGCCATCGAGGGCATGGCCGCGTTCTTCGTGGAGTCCACGTTCCTGGGGCTGTGGGTCTTCGGCTGGGACCGGCTGCCCCGTCCGGTGCACCTCGCGTGCATCTGGGTGGTCGCGTTGGGCACGTGGGCCTCGGCGTACTTCATCCTGGCCGCGAACTCCTTCATGCAGCACCCGGTCGGGGTGACCTACGACGCCACGAGGGGCCGGGCCCAGCTCACCGACATCGTCGCCCTGCTGACGAACTCCACGACGCTGGCGGCGTTCCCGCACGTCGTCACCGGCGCGCTCGTCCTGGCCTCGACGGCCGTCGCCGCGCTCGGGCTGTGGTCGGCGGCCCGGGCGCGGCGGCGGGCCGACGACCGGGAGGCACAGGCCTTCCGGTCCGCCGCCCGGGTCGCGATGGTCGTGCTGCTGGTCTCCGGCGTCGGGGTCGCGGTCTCCGGCGACGCCCAGGCGCGCCTGATGTTCCAGCAGCAGCCGATGAAGATGGCGGCCGCGGAAGCCCTGTGCGAGAGCGAGGACGGTGCCGGGTTCAGCCTCTTCGCCGTCGGCGACGTGGCGAACTCCTGCGACGTCAAGCAGGTGACGGTCCCCGGGCTGACGGCGTTCCTGGCGACGAACTCCTTCTCGGGGCACCTCGAGGGGGTGAACGACCTCCAGCGCAGCTACGCCGAGCGCTACGGCGCGGGCGACTACGTGCCGGTGCTGCCGGTGACCTACTGGTCGTTCCGCCTGATGATCGGGTTCGGCGCGTTCAGCGCGGTGCTGGCGGTCCTCGGGTTGTGGGCCACCCGGGCAGGGCGGGTCCCGCTGTCGCGTCGCGGGGCCCGGCTGGCGCTGCTGACCGTCCCGATGCCGTTCCTGGCGAACTCGTTCGGCTGGATCTTCACCGAGATGGGGCGCCAGCCGTGGGTCGTGGCGCCCAACCCGACAGGACTGGACGCGGTCCGGATGCTGACCCGTGACGGGGTGTCCCCGGTCGGGACGGCGACGGTCCTCACCTCGCTGACCGTGTTCACGCTCCTGTACGGCGTGCTGGCCGTCGTGTGGTTCACGCTGGTCCGCCGGTACGCCGCGCTGCCCCTGCCCGACGTCGACGCCGCCGCCATCGGCCCGGCCGCCGACGACGACGCCCCGCTCGCCTTCACCTACTGATCACGGAGCCCGTCTCGTGGAACTCACCACCGTCTGGTTCATCCTCATCGCCGTCCTGTGGACCGGGTACCTGGTCCTGGAGGGTTTCGACTTCGGCGTCGGCATGCTCCTGGCGCCGCTGTCGCGCGACGACACCGAACGCCGGACCCTGCTGGCCACGATCGGGCCGGTGTGGGACGGCAACGAGGTCTGGCTGCTGGTCGCCGGCGGCGCGACCTTCGCCGCGTTCCCGGAGTGGTACGCCTCGATGTTCTCCGGCTTCTACCTCGCCCTGCTGCTCGTCCTCGTCGCGCTCATCCTTCGCGCGGTGGCCTTCGAGTTCCGCGGCAAGGTCGACGACCCGGTGTGGCGGGCCCGCTGGGACCGGTGCATCGCGGTCGGCTCCTGGGTGCCGTCCCTGATCTGGGGGGTCGCCTTCGCGAACCTCGTGCAGGGCGTGCCGATGGACGCCGAGCACCGGTTCACCGGGACGCTGCTGACCCTGCTGAACCCCTACGCCCTCCTCGGCGGGCTCGCCCTGCTCACGGTGTTCCTGGCCCACGGGGCGAGCTTCCTCGCGCTGCGGACGCTGGGGCAGGTGCGCGAGCGCGCCGCCCGGGCCGGGGACGTGCTCACGCCGGTGGCGCTGCTCGTGGCCGGCTCGTGGGCGGTGCTGACGCAGCTGCTGCACGGCCGGACCTGGACGTGGGCCGCGGTGGCCGTCGCCGCCGGCGCGCTGGCCGGTGCGGTGGTGGCGGGGCGCCGCCGGGCGGAGGGTCGCGCCTTCGCGGCAACCGCCGTCGCGATCGTCGCCGTCGTCGTGCTGGTCTTCGGCAGCCTCTTCCCGGACGTGATGCCGGCCAGCACCGACCCGGCGCACGGCCTGACGGTGACGAACGCGAGCTCCGGGCACTACACCCTGGTGGTCATGACCTGGGTAGCGGCCGTCCTGACCCCCCTGGTCCTGCTGTACCAGGGCTGGACGTACTGGGTCTTCCGCCGCCGGATCGGCGTGCACCACGTCCCGGCGTCGACCGGGCTGCCCGCGGCGCGGGCGACGAGCGGTCGCTGAGGTCCCGCCCCACCGCGGGGCCAGACCCCGGTGTGCTTCGATGCGCCTGTCGAGCACCCGGCAGGGGCCCGGGGCCGAGGGGACGGGATGACTTCGAAGACACCGCAGACACCGCAGACGCCGCGGACTCCGCAGGACCGCCGCACCGGGGGCGAGCAGACCGTGACGTTCCCGCAGGTGGCGCGGCTCGAGCTCGACGACCTGCTGCAGCAGCTCATCGACCGCGCGCAGGACGTCCTGGCCACCCAGGGGCGCTTGCAGGGGCTGCTGGCCGCGACCCGCGCGATCAGCTCCGACCTGGACCTGCCCACCCTGCTGCGGCGCATCACCCAGGCCGCGTGCGAGCTGCTCGGAGCCCGCTACGGCGCCCTGGGGGTGGTGGGTGAGGACGGGGGGCTGAGCCGGTTCATCACCGTCGGGGTCGAGGAGGAGACCGCCCGCGGCATCGGCCGCCTCCCCCGGGGCGAGGGGGTGCTCGGCGAACTGGTCCGCCACCCCGAGCCGCTGCGGCTGCCGGACCTGTCCCAGCACCCCGCGGCGGCGGGCCTGCCGCCGGGGCACCCGCCCATGCGGTCCTTCCTCGGGGTGCCCGTCCGCGTGCGCGACGCGGTCTTCGGCAACCTCTACCTGAGCGAGAAGACCGCCGGGGGGCAGGCAGGGGGGCAGCGCGCCGACTTCACGGCCGAGGACGAGGAGCTGCTGGTCGCGCTGGCCTCGGCGGCGGGCGTCGCGATCGAGAACGCGCGGCTGTTCGACGTCGCCGAGCGCCGGCAGCGGTGGCTGAGCGCGTCGGCGGACATCGTCCGCGACCTGGTGGGGGAGGACGTCTCCCCCCTGCACGCCGTCGCCGCGCGCGCGGCCGCCGCGGCCGAGGCGGACCTGGCGGTG
This genomic window from Kineococcus mangrovi contains:
- a CDS encoding pyridoxamine 5'-phosphate oxidase family protein, coding for MHCSSALPPRDCRRLLGSSGNGRAVFTEAALPAVLPTEYVVWGDRVWFPVPVGSSLRHHVDGAVLAYHVDHVEPSERSGWSVTVVGPCRTVPRPHSPTAACRLVEGTDHRLLALDMAHFTGRELGRAELPGPARAPGDPLDALRPA
- a CDS encoding pyridoxamine 5'-phosphate oxidase family protein → MSAVPVPPDPQRLDAGRCRHLLGPGGVGRVVFTAGSLPAVATTNYAVHGGRLWFRTAAGTALARSVTNAVVAVNVDASGPASGEAGALADGGGWTVTVTGRCRALDDPPEAVRGALDAWAPGVREQFFCVDLALLSGQRTPARAPAPPF
- a CDS encoding response regulator, which gives rise to MTTVRVFLLDDHAVVRAGLRAVLEADPGLEVVGEAGTVAAAVEGITRTRPDVAVLDGRLPDGSGIDVCRRVHLLSPGTRTLVLTSYDDDEALLAAALAGASGYLLKEIGTTDLVGSVRAVHAGASLLDPAVVEAVRRRVEDPLAADPRLAGLTPQERRVLKLLSEGWTNRRIGAELHLAEKTVKNYVSNVLAKLQLSSRTQAALFTTAHGRG
- a CDS encoding phosphoketolase family protein, translated to MAPGGLPEDELAALDAWWRAANYLTIGQIYLQDNPLLRRPLRAEDVKPRLLGHWGTSTGLSFVYAHLSRLVRRTGQQAVYLAGPGHGGPALVAASWLEGTYDRFFPAVTQDAEGMRRLFRQFSSPGGIPSHASVTTPGSLHEGGELGYVLVHAFGAVMDNPDLLALAVVGDGEAETAPLEGAWKGISFLNPARDGAVLPVLDLNGWKISGPTVLARKDPALVRSLLQGHGYHVLEVTGEDLPGMHHRFAGALAEAHHRIRAIQHAARTGQAPDGVPAWPVVVLRSPKGWTGPRTVDGVQVEGTWRAHQVPLSGVKENPAHLRLLEEWMRSYRPEELFDADGRPTALVRANDPQEALRVSASPHANGGLLARDLVLPPTGDYAVEVPRPGAVRAESTRRLGEYLRDVYRANPTTFRLFCPDETGSNRLGAVFEASDRTWMEQTVPGDVALSPSGRVVEVLSEHNCHGWLEGYTLTGRHGVFATYEAFAMVSASQTVQHGKWLEEAEKLPWRAPVPSLNVLLTSTAWRNDHNGFSHQGPGLIQTALTQRAGVSRVYLPPDANCLLEVADHCLRTRSRINLVVIDKQPQLQYLSASEAAEHVSRGAGAWDWAGTDDGSADPDVVLACAGDVVTMETVAAAQILAERLPRLRVRVVNVVDLMRLHRPVDHPHGMDEFTFRELFTDHVDVVFAFHGFPGAIHQIVHGRPAAGRFHVRGFVEEGTTTTPFDMVVLNRASRYHLVLDALNNASRAPAGADDLRRWCLAQLERHETHVVEHLEDLPEVRDWTVPLRGNAS
- a CDS encoding cytochrome ubiquinol oxidase subunit I; translation: MDALTFARLQFGTLTLYHFFFVPLTMGLVPLVAGFQSAWHRSGDEKWLRLTKHFGKLFLITFTVGLVTGIVQEFQFGMNWSEYSRFVGDVFGAPLAIEGMAAFFVESTFLGLWVFGWDRLPRPVHLACIWVVALGTWASAYFILAANSFMQHPVGVTYDATRGRAQLTDIVALLTNSTTLAAFPHVVTGALVLASTAVAALGLWSAARARRRADDREAQAFRSAARVAMVVLLVSGVGVAVSGDAQARLMFQQQPMKMAAAEALCESEDGAGFSLFAVGDVANSCDVKQVTVPGLTAFLATNSFSGHLEGVNDLQRSYAERYGAGDYVPVLPVTYWSFRLMIGFGAFSAVLAVLGLWATRAGRVPLSRRGARLALLTVPMPFLANSFGWIFTEMGRQPWVVAPNPTGLDAVRMLTRDGVSPVGTATVLTSLTVFTLLYGVLAVVWFTLVRRYAALPLPDVDAAAIGPAADDDAPLAFTY
- the cydB gene encoding cytochrome d ubiquinol oxidase subunit II, which codes for MELTTVWFILIAVLWTGYLVLEGFDFGVGMLLAPLSRDDTERRTLLATIGPVWDGNEVWLLVAGGATFAAFPEWYASMFSGFYLALLLVLVALILRAVAFEFRGKVDDPVWRARWDRCIAVGSWVPSLIWGVAFANLVQGVPMDAEHRFTGTLLTLLNPYALLGGLALLTVFLAHGASFLALRTLGQVRERAARAGDVLTPVALLVAGSWAVLTQLLHGRTWTWAAVAVAAGALAGAVVAGRRRAEGRAFAATAVAIVAVVVLVFGSLFPDVMPASTDPAHGLTVTNASSGHYTLVVMTWVAAVLTPLVLLYQGWTYWVFRRRIGVHHVPASTGLPAARATSGR